The Dethiosulfovibrio peptidovorans DSM 11002 nucleotide sequence ACCATAACCATTCCGGAGGACAGCCCTCTTTTCGGAACTATGAAGGGACAGAACGAGTCCTTCGACGGTTCACTGAGCGTTCCTCTGTCGTCGGTGGAAGAGTCCGACTCGGACAGGCTGTTGCTGGAGTTCGAGCTGGGAGACGGTGTTATGGCCGTCGCCATGACACAGAAGAGCCTTCGCATCAAGGCGGTAAGGGTCGAGGAGGAGAAGTCGCTCTTCGCCGTCGGGTCTCCCGCTTTCATCGCTCTCGTAGGAGGGTGCTGCGCCGCCCTGTTGGCTCTGATCGCCTATATACTGTCCTGAGAGGACACGAGACATCTTTTTTTCGAGCACCTACGGACCTCTCGGAACAGCAGAATGGAGAGTCCTCCGGATATCACCTCGGAGATAGGTATCGCCATGAATACTCCCTTTAGTCCGGCTATGTGGGAGAGTATATATATCGCCGGGACCACCAGAACGATCCTCCTGAGCAGGTCCAGGAGGAAGGCGTCTCTTCCTCTGGACAGCGCCTGGTAGGATCCTGAAAGGACGACCTGAAATCCCCCCAGGGGCATCCCCAAGGCTACGTAGGGGGCCGCTGCGACCGCTATTTCAAGGGTCTCGCCGGAACAAAAAGGCGACAGGGTCGCAAGCGGGAAAGCCCATAGGGGAAGGGCTCCCGCCAGACATACGGCGGTGGCCCAGAGGGCCGATAGATCCATGGTCCGCAGTACCCGGCATTGGTCTCCCGAACCGGTGTTGTGGCTTATCAGGGGCATCATGCCCTGCACCAGTCCGTACAGAGGCATGGTCACGAAGGTGGATATCCTGTTCAATATCCCCATGGCCGCTAAGGCGGGGTCGCCTCCCATGGATAGTAGGACCCTGTTTAATACAACCGCCGTTATGCTGGCCGATCCCTGTCTGACGAAGGCCGAAGACCCTACCGATACTATGGAGCTCACCACCGATCTTCTCAGCTTCAGATCTCTCGGCCTTATATTGATCGAGCTTTTTCCTCCAAGGTATAAAGCCATCCACGACGCCGACCCTGCCTGAGCGATCACGGTGGCCCAGGCGGCACCTGAGACGCCGAGGTCGAAATATCTTATCAGTATGGGGTCAAGCACCAGGTTGGTGGCGGCCGATATGGCCAGGGTCTTCATGGCCATGACTGCCTCTCCCTCCGCTCTGGCTATGCCGTTGGCCATTATGGAGAAGGCGAGCATGGGGCTGCCAAGAAGGACTATGACGCCGTAGTCCTTTGCCAGGGGAAGGGTCAGTTCGCTGGCTCCCAGGAATGAAAGAGTGGGGGAGATGAAGGCGAGGGACAATGCTACGATAAAAGCGGAGCCGAGGGAGATCAGCATCGTCATGGTGCCGAGGATCTCCTCGGCTCCTTTTTCGTTCTCCGCTCCAAGTTCCGTGGCGATCAGGGACGATCCGCCTATTCCGATTCCCTGGGCCAGTGCTATTATGACGAGCTGCATGGGGAAGACCACCGCCAAGGCCGCGACCGCGTGGTGTCCCACCCATAGAGAGAGGAAAAAGGTGTCCGCCAGGTTGTAGGCGGTCTGTAGCACCAGCCCGGCTATCGACGGCAGCGACAACGACAGCAGCGCCTGCCCTATAGGGGCGTTGCCGAGAAGCTCCCTTTTTCGCTGGAATGTCAATCCGCCAGAGGGCGACCTCTCAGAGGGCCGTCCCCTTGGATATGTTTCACGTAATCCCAGAACGATCGGACCATGGCGTTGGTCCCTATGTGAAGTGTTGAGAAGTGACCCTTCATCCAGCATAGCTGGCGGTTAAGTGCCTGAAGGGGGGCGTCTCTGTCCTCGGCCAGACGCCATAGAGCGGCTATCAGCCCTGTGCGGTCCGCTCCGGCGTAACAGTGTATGAGTATCGGTTTGGGGGCGTTTCTCATGAACTCCAGTATGCGGTCTAGCTCCTGGACCGGGATCTTCCTTATCGCGGAAAGGTCGAAGTCGGCGTGGACTATGCCTTTGGACAGGGAGAATTCCTTTTCTCTGCGGTACCATCGTCTTCCCGCTTGAGGTCCTCTTAGGTTCACTATGCTCTTGATGCTGTGGGTCTCGACGTAGCGGGATAGCCGATCGAGGTTGAGCTGGGCCGATCGGTAAAGAACCCCCTTGGAGACGGTATGGAAATTGACCGCTCTGAGGTATAGTAGGGTAACGAAGGCTGTGAGCAACTCGTTCAATCTGGCTTTCTTCATCGACTCTCTCTGGCTCCTCTGATGGGATGGGTCTTACAGCACAATAATAACCTAGGATGCCGAAATAAGACAACTCGACTCGGCACGAAAATATGTCTCGGAGGTGACGATCCGCAATGAGAAGGGATCTGATGGTTCTTTATCTGTTTCTGTTGGTTTTTTCGTCGTCCGTAGCTTTCGGAGCGGATGACTTCACGGTTCGTAGCTTTACGCCTCGAGGGGAGGTCTCGGGAAAACCGGATATCAAGGTTGTCTTTTCCTCCCCCGTAGTTCCAGACACTTTACTTGGGAAGATACTGCCGGCGGACCAGGTTCCTCTCGACTTTTCACCGTCTCTGTCTGGCAGGGCCGTATGGGACGATCCCCAGACCTTGCTATTTACCCCGGATACCCCCCTCTCTCGGGCTACCTTCTACAGGGCCACGGTCGAGCCGGTCAGAGACCTGTCCGGGCGGTTGCTGGCCGGAACCCAGACCTTTTCCTTCAACACCCCTCCTCTCAGGCTCCTGTCGGCGAGACAGGTGTCCATAACGCCTTACGGGGAGATGTCAGTGGAGCTTCGGTTTTCAATGCCGGTGCCTCCCAAGAGGCTTCTCGGCTTTCTCTCCGGGAGGTCAGACGGTAAGTCCGTAAGGCTCCGTCCTCAGGGAGAGGTGCCCTCGGACAGGATAACCGTAGCGTCCGAAAGGATATCCGGTGACAGCCTTACTGTGGTGGTCGAGAAGGGGCTTACCTCCGACGAGGGGCCTCTCGGACTTGAGAAGACCGAAAAGGTCACCTTGAAACCCTCGTCGTTCGTAAAGATAACGGGAACCTATACCGAGACGGAGACGGTCGACAGAGGCAAGATAGTGATCTATACCTCCAGGCCGGTGGATCCCGGAGACGTAAAGGGATACGTCTCCGTCTCTCCCGAGAGGTCCTTCCGGGTGGAGTCGACCTACGGCGGTTTCGCCTTGGTAGGAGAGTTTCCCCCGAGAGAGAGGATAGTCCTGTCACTTAAAAAGGGCTTGGGAGGTGGGGACGGACTCGTGGCCGACGAGAGGCGGACCTTCATCATGCCCGACGTGCCCCGGTCGATCCGTTTTCCCGTCGCCGGGACATTTCTGACACCGTTTGACGATCCCAGGGTAGCCGTGGAGACGGTGAACGTCGACAGGTTGAGGCTTCGGGGATGGAAGCTCTACCCAAACAACGTGCCGGTCGCCATGGGGGTCCTGGACGGAGGGTCGGAGCTTTCCACTTCTCTGACGAGACGCCTGGAGGACTGGGAGCTCCCGATCGATAACAGGGTTAACGAGACTATACGAGGCGCGGTGGATCTGGAGGCCTATCTCGGTCAGTCCAGGGGGGTCTTCATGCTGGAGGCCTCCGACGAGGACTCCGGATGGACCAGGGCCAGACAGCTGGTTACACTGACGGATCTCGGCCTTTCCGCCAGGGTCTACGACGACGGCCTGATGGTATGGCTCGACAGGCTGTCCACGGGCAAACCGGTTGAGGGGGCGGAGATATCGGTATACTCCTCCAGCAACCAGCTTTTGGCGGAGGGAGTCACGGATGGAGACGGGATCTGGTCCGCCGTCCGCGACGGCGACTGGGATCCTCAGCTTCTCCCGTCGGTGGTGGTGGCCCGGCTTGACGAGGACCTGACCTTTCTGTCCCTGTCGGGCAACCTGTTCGCAGACAACGGTCTGGACGTGTCCGGCGCCCCCTGGAACGAGACCTACGAGGGACAATGTTTGCTGCCCCGTGGGATATTCCGTCCGGGCGAGTCGGTTCAGATTACCTCGGTGGTTAGAGGCCCCAGGATGTCCATACCGGGGCGTTTCCCTCTGATGTGGCGATTGGTCGATTCCCTGGGATACGAGATGTTCCGTGGCAGGGCCGAGCTGTCCTCCTCCGGAACCGCCACGGGTTCCTTCGATCTGCCAGACGCAGCTCCCTCGGGAAAGTACCGCTTCGAGCTGTTCGTGCCGGGCGATGAAGGATCTCCCCTCGCCGACGCTTCTTTCCTGGTGGAGGACTTCACCCCTCCCAAGATAGAGCTTGGGTTGAACGTTCCGGAGGGACCTCTTTCCTCCGGCGGAACCATGGACCTGTCCTTCCGGGCCGACTATCTCTTCGGAGCGCCAGCGGGCGGTCTTTCCTGGGAGGCGAAGGCCTTCTCCAGGGAATCGGTCTACCGTTCCGAGAGGTTCCCCGACTTCTCCTTCGGCGACGGCGAGATCTCCTACGAGGGCAGAGAGATCTACCTCGGAGGCGGCGATCTGGACGGTTCCGGAGAGGGGCGCCTTTCCTGGACCGTTCCGGACGACTGGAGAACCCCTCCCATGATAGATCTGGCTGTGAGCCTAAACGTTATGGAGGCAGGCGGCCGCTGGGTTACCCGGACGGAGGTCGTCCCATGCGCCTTGAACCCGATGCAGATAGGGGTTAGATTCCCCGAGGGCGACATTCTGCCTGACGAGCCGGTCCAGCTGAAAATAGCGGCCGTGACCCCTAAGGACGATCCGATCCGTTCCGGCGAGATATCCTGGACCCTTTTCTCCCTGGCGGATCGCCCGGTTCTCGTGCGGGACGACGGCAGGACCAGGATGAGATGGGAGGAGGAGAGGTCGGAGGTGGCCTCCGGGAAGGCCGAGTTAAAGGACGGTCTGGCCGATCTCACAGTGGTACCGGAAGGGGAAGGACGCTATCTGCTGACTTTCTCCGGAAAGGGAGGTTCCACCGGATCGGTCAGATTCGACGCCTGGACCCCATGGGGAGGGGCGTCCAGAAAGGCGGTGCTTCCCGGGAAGGTCGAGCTGACCTTGGATAAAGAGAGCTATAGCTTCGGAGACAAGGCCGTCCTCACCTACAGCGCTCCCTTCACCGGAACGGGGCTGTTTACCTTCGAGGCCGAGGGGATTATAGAGCGGAAGATCGTAGACGTGTCCGAGCCGGAGGGGCGGATCGAGTTCGTTCCGTCCTCCGAGGCATGGCCGAACGGCTGGTGCACCTTCCAGGTAGTGCGTCCCGTCTCCGATAAGGACGAATGGGGATCCCACAGGGCTCTCGGGGTCGTGCCGGTAAAGATGGACCTCGGCTACAGGGCCTCCGTGTCTCTGGACGTGCCGGAAAAGGCGGAACCGGGCGGGACCCTGAATCTGTCCGTCGAGGTAAGAGACGGCGAAGGGAAGCCCCTATCGGGAGATCTCTGGATAGCCCTGGTGGACAAGGGTATATTGGGGCTGACCGGCCACGAGACCCCCGATCCATGGGAGGCTTTCACCGCCAGAAGAGCTCTGGCGTCCAGGGCCTCGGACCTTTACGACGAGCTGATGCCCATAGAGTCGAGGGAGACTCCTCTGCTTCATCCCGCCGGAGGTGACGGCGCCGAGGCCAGGGCCGCCTTCGGGGTAAATCTGTCTCCCGTCAGGGCCAGGGGATTCAGGGTCCTCTCGATGGTGAAGATCATGGCCTCCGAGGGGGGGAAGACCGATCTGTCCTTCGACCTTCCGGAGTTCTCCGGCGGGGCCAGGGTCATGGCGGTATTCTCAGGCTCCTCGGTGGGGTCGGCCAATTCTGACCTGTCCATATCCCGCCCGATCACCGTCGATCCGACCGTTCCGGATGCATTGGCTCCGGGAGACCTTTTATTGGTGCCGGTGCAGATCATATCGACGGCGAAGGAGGACCTGAAGCTTCGCATGGAGATGAAAGCGGAGGGATCTTTGTCTTTGGAGGAAGCGTTCTCCGACGATCTGGTCCTTCCTGCTGGGGAGAGCTCGGTGATCTACCTGAAGGTTCGCGGTTCCGATCGGGCCGGAACTGGCTCTCTATCGGTACGGCTTCTCGGAGACGGAATGGACTTCTCCGTCCGGAGGGACACGGTGGTTCGACCTCCCATGCCCAGGATAACCATTTCCGGAAGCGAGGCCCTGGATAAGGGCGTTTTCGAGATGCCGGAGAAGGGCAGATGGTTCCCCGGAACCCTGAGGGCCTCTCTGTATCTCTCCGGTGCGCCTAACGCCGACCTGATGCCTCTGATCCAGTTTTTGGACCGCTATCCCTACGGGTGCCTGGAGCAGACCGTGTCGGCCCTGTGGCCGTCGGTGACCCTCGGGGACATGGCCGACAGGGTGGGACGGTCTATCTCCGTGCCGGACAGGATCGCTCGACTGCAGACTATGCAGCTCTACGACGGAAGTTTTTCCTACTGGCCGGAGGGCGATGTGGACCTGTGGGGAAGCCTCTATGCCGCCCATCTGCTGGCCTTGATGGCCGAGGACGAGGTACCCCTGTCGATGATGCAAAGGACCGAGGGATATCTACGGTCGGTTCTCTCCGAGAGCTCCGAGTCGGCCTTCGACCTCTCCCGAAAGGCCTATGCCGCCTATGTGATGTCCCTTTCCGGTCAGCCCCCTCTGGGGTGGATGGCCTGGCTCTCGGAGAGGATAGGAGAGATGGATTCGGCCGGAAGGTACCTTCTTGCAGGCGCCTACGGTCTGGCGGGAAAGAGGGACTTGGGACTCAAACTGCTAGGAGGGGCGGACCTGTCCGGTTCCGATCGTTACGGTTCCGCCGTCAGGGATATGGCACTTCGGCTTCTGGCCATGGAGGAGCTGGCACCCGGTTCGTCCGACGAGGCGTTTTTGGCCGCACAGCTCTCCAAGGCGGTAGAGGCCGGCGACCTCTCGACCCACGAGGCCGGTCTGGCGGTCCTCACCTTGGGCCGTTTTGCCCGGAAGAGCGACGTCAAGCCATTCTTCGCCGAGGTTACCGGTAGCGGCGACGCCTTCAAGATGGCCGCCGGAGACGAGCTGGCCCTTTCCTCCGATTCCTTCGTATCCTGGAGGGTGGATAACGCCGGACCGGGACGGCTGTTTTGCGGTTGGAGCCTTTCCGGCGTGCCTCTCGATCCGGTGGAGCCCTTCGACAGGGGGATTTCGGTACGTCGAATATTGAAGAACGCCGACGGAGAACCGATCGACGGGAACGAGCCCCTCTCGTTAGGAGACGAGGTGGTCCTTTCCATAGAGATAACTCCCACGGGAACGGTGAAGGACCTGGTCGTAGTGGACATGCTTCCCGGATGTCTGGAGGTGTGGAAGACACCCTCGGGGTTCATCTCCGGAGGTTCCGCTGTGAGGCGAGACGTGCGATTCGATCGGGTGCTGTTCTTCCCCTCGTCGGTGGAGAAGACCTTGAAGCTGGAATATCGTTGCCGCGTCACAGCCAGAGGGGATTTCCTGTGGCCTCCAGTCTACGCGGAGGGAATGTACGATTCCTCCATCAGGAGCGTGAGCGGCGGAGGCCGTCTCTTGGTCCGATAGGCCGTCATGAAAAGAAAATATCTGTTGTGCGCGATTCCGGGGCTGCCCTTAGCGGCGGCCCTGGCCGTTTGGATCGCCTCTTTCTCCGTAAGCCCGGTTACCGTTCGGGAGGTGGCCTCTCTGGATCGGTCTCCCCGGGTTGCCGATCGGGACGGAGAGGTTTTGTGGGTGGGACTCACCTCGGAGGACAAACTCTGTCTGCCACTCTCTCTGGACGAGATGGGGAGGTGGTTGCCGTTGGTCTTGATAGAGGTGGAGGACCGACGTTTTCGAAAACACCACGGAGTGGACTGGCTCGGTCTGGTTCGGGCCGCGGTCCAGAATGTCCGAAGCGGCGGCATCGTCTCGGGAGGTTCCACGATAACCAGCCAGCTGATAAGGATGGCAAGGCCCAGGGAAAGGACCTTTTCCGCCAAGGCCAGGGAGTTCCTCCAGGCCATCGACCTGGAGCGTAGGCTATCCAAGGACGGGATACTGGAGATGTATCTGAATCGGGCTCCTTTTGGAGGAGTCCTTCAAGGAGCCGGGGCCGCCTCTCTCGGATGGTGGGGAAAATCTCCGAAGGACCTCTCCCTGGCAGAGGCCGCCGTCTTGGTGGCCATGTTGAAGGGCCCCACCAGATACCGCCCCGACCTCCATCCCGAGAGGCTTCGAACCAGGAGAGACCGTATACTGAGGGATCTGGGCAAGAGAGGGGTCGTCTCGGAAGAGGCGGTTATTCTGGCCATGGAGGAACCCCTGCCCGGGAATATCTCCATTCCTGATCGGGATTTCCTGTTCGTGTCGAAGGTGTTGGAGGAGTCCCCCGAAGGGGGCCGGTCCACCCTGGATCGAAAGGTTCAGCTTCTCCTGGAGGAAGCTATATCATCGGCCTTGAGGGGGATGTCCAGGAAGGTGACCGCGGCGGCGGCCCTGGTCGACAACCGAGACGGTTCCGTCAGAGGCTACGTGGGGAACGGTCGGTTCGACCAGGACAGATCCTGGAGCTGGGTGGACTGTTGCGATTCTCCCCGTTCTCCCGGGTCCACCCTGAAGCCCTTCGTCTACGCCATGGCCTTTGAGGGGGGGCAGCTGTCTCCGTCGTCCTTGATGGCGGATACCCCTCTGTCCTTGTCCGGCAGGGCGCCCAGAAACTTCGATCTTCGCTATCGTGGCCCGGTCTCCGCCTCCGACGCCTTGGCGGACTCGCTGAACGTTCCGGCAGTGAGGGTCCTCAGGTCCGTCGGGGCGGAGCGTTTCCTCCATCGTCTCAGGACGTTGGGATTCTCCCTTTTGAGGGAGGACGGCGATCACTACGGCGACTCTTTGATTCTCGGAGGATGCGAGGTTACCTTGCTGGAACTTCTGAGGGCTTTCTCGACCCTGGCGACCTGTCGAAGCCGTCCTCTGTCCTTTCTGGAGGGGACGGGAGGGGCTCGATGGGAGGATTGTCCTTTTTCCGACGAGAGCTCCTTCCTAGTGGGGGAAATACTCCGGGATTCGGACAGACTCTCCCCTTATCTGAGATCCCTCCTGTCCGGTAAGGCGGAGATAGCCTTCAAGACCGGGACCTCCTACGGATTCAGGGATGCCTGGGCTGTAGCCTGGAACGAGAGTTGGACCCTCGCAGTGTGGTTCGGAGATCCCGAGGGCACGCCTCATCCCGAGCTGGTGGGCCTTTCCGCCTCTGTCCCGGTCGTCGTAGAGGTGATGTCCAGGTTGGGAGGGACCATGCCCCTCCCTCCAGCGGGGGTGTCCAGGCGGACCGTCTGTTCTCTCTCCGGGCTGCCTCTCAACTCGGCCTGTCCATCCGGAGAGGAGGCCTGGTATATCCCGGGTGTCTCGCCGGAAAGCCCCTGCGACATGCACCGCTGGACCGGCGGAAAATCGGTCACGGTTCTCCCTCCGGAGCTGGCGGCCTGGGGAAGGGCTAGGGAGACCTCCTTGACCATCGTCTCTCCTCTGGACGGGGCGGAGTATCTCATGCCCCCTCTGGGAGAGCCTCCGAGGATCCCCCTTTCCTGCGAGGGGGCGTCGGGAAAGGTCTCCTGGTTCGTCGACGGGCTTCACCTGGGAACGGTCCCGGAGGGAAGAAGACTTTTCTGGTCTATCTCGGAGGGGCGGCACAGGATATCGGCGGTGGACGAAAAGGGCAGGAGCGACAGGGCGGTCGTGAAGGTAACACCCTGGGGTAGATAGAGTATATCCTACGAAAATACTTGACTTTATTCTCTCCAAAGGGCATAATTTCAGAGGAGGTCAAGAGACCTACAGCATTGAGACGAAGGAGGTTCTAGATATGAAGTTCGGAGAACTGCTTCAGAGCGGGGACTGGAAGGGCGAGAAACACGTACCGGTGATCGAGGCTCCCGAAAAAGTTAAGGCGGGAGAGTCTTTCGACGTTGCCTTGAGCGTAGGCAAAGAGATAGCTCATCCCAACACGACGGAACATCACATCTGCTGGATAAAGCTTTCCTTCAAGCCCGAAGGGGATAAGTTTGGCTACGAGGTGGCCAAGGTCGATTTCGATGGTCACGGGGCCTCCGTGAAGGGAGCCAACGAGGGGCCGGTATTCACCGATCCCTACGGAGTGGTGAGGTTGAACCTGAAGACCTCGGGAACCCTCATAGCCACTTCCTACTGCAACATTCACGGTTTCTGGGAGTCCTCTCAGGATATCGTAGCGGAGTAAAACAAACCTTTGTCCATGAGAAAAGGAGGCCTCAGGCCTCCTTTTTTTCGTCCATATCGTTTCCGACCGAGGGAACAGGGGGCAGGTCGCTTCCGAAGGGAAGACGGGGCATGTCTTCCTTGCCTATGGCGAAGTCCTTGTCCCGTTCCATCTCGTCCAGTACCTCTCTGGCCTCGGCACTTCCGCCCTCCATGGCCATGGTAAGCCATGTCTTGGCGGCTTTAACGTCCCTGGAGACGGCGTTTCCCCTCTCGTAGAGGCATCCCAGATAGAACTGTGCGTCCCTGTAGCCTTCCTTGGCCGCTCTGGAGAACCAGTGGAAGGCCGAGCTCTCGTCGGGAGAGAGATAGGGACCTCCGTAGAGATACAGGACCGCCAGGTTGTACTGGGCCGGTACGTACCCCTGTTCAGCCGAGAGGGAGAACCATCTCAGAGCTGCCGGGTCGGACTGAGGAAGCCCCTCTCCGGTTATGTAGCGGATACCCAATTCGCACTGGGCCGGGGCGTATCCCCCCTGGGCCGCTCTCTCCATCCACATGATCGCCGACGATCTAAGCTCTTCGTCCTTTGAGTTCCAGAGGCACAGTCCCAGGTTGTACTGGGCCTGGAGGTTTCCCTGTTTCGCCGATTCACAGAACCAGCTCATGGCGGCGTTATGGCTCTTTACCAGCCCGTCCCCTTTCAGGTACATGGCTCCCAATGTGAACTGGGCCTTGTCGGATCCCTGCTCGGCGGCTTTTCTTATCCACTTCACCGCTTCCATCTTGTCCGGAGCCACCAGCTTCCCCTCGTCGTAGGCCAATCCCAGCCTCAACATGGCCCGCCTATCTCCTATGGATGCGGCCTGGTAAAGTCTGTAGAGGGCCGAGATCTCTCTGACAGGTCCTCCGTAATCTCCGGCGAAGAGACATCCCAGAGAGTAGGGGGCATCCCAGCTTCCGGCCTCTATAGCCTTTTCGAGCAGCTCTACCGCCCTTTCTCTGTTCCGTTCGACCCCTTTGCCCTTTTGATAGAGCAGGGCCAGATTGTAAAGGGCGTAGGGCTCCCCCTGTTTTGCGGCCTTGCCCAGCCAGGCCGCGGCGGCGGAGGGCACGAGAGCCACTCCGTCTCCCCGTTCGTATTGGACTCCCAGATTACACTGAGCTCCCGGATGACCCTGGAGAGCTGCCTTTCTGAACCATCTGGCCGCCTCTGCTGTGTCCCTGGGAACCGCCTCTCCCCGGGAGTAGAGCAGTCCCAGGTTGTACTGGGCCGATGGATAGCCTGCCTCTCCGGAGGCTATTAAATGTTCCATGGCCTCCTTTTCGTCTCTAGGAACTCCGGCTCCACGAAGATACATCAGCCCCAGGGCGCATTGTGACTCGGCGTTCCCTCGGTTCGAGGCTTTTCGGAACAGTTCCGCCGCCTTCGAGAGGTCTCTGGGAATTTCATCGCCCTCTCTGTACAGTGTTCCAAGGGAATACTGGGCCTCCGGGAGCCCCAGCTCGGCCGCTTTTTTCAGCCATAGGAGCGATTTTCCCAGGTCCTTAGGCAGAGAGGAGCCTTTCCTGTAGATAACAGACAGGTTGTACTGAGCCTCCGGTATACCCTGTTCCGCCGCCCTCCTGTACCACAGGGCCGACAAGGTTGGGTCCTTCTCGACCCCTATGCCCCTTTCGTAAAGGGTGGCGAGGGCGTACTGGGCCGGTCCGTGTCCCTGTCTAGCCGCCAGTCCAAACCAGTTCGCGGCTTCCTTGAAGGAACCTCCCTGTTGGCGACACAGCTGACCCAGGAGATACTGGGCCTCCGGGTTACCCCTGTCGGAAGCCATCTTGAGCCAGTCTTTGGCCTCCTCCTCTCTTCCGTTTCGGAGGAGGAACGCTCCGTAGGATAGCTGGGAATCGTCGTATCCCTCTTTAGCCGCTTTTTCGAGCCATTTATCCGCTTCTTCGACAAGTTTGGGATCGTCGCTTTTTCCAAGGAGGATACCCAGATCGTGCTGAGCGTAGATATGGCCTCCCTCTGCCGCCTTTCTCAGGAGCTCGACGGCCTTGCCCTCGTCTTTCTCGATTCCTCTGCCGAGGGAGAGAAGCCTACCGAGGTTATAGCATCCCGATATGTTTCCCTGTTCTGCTGCCATGGCGAACCACTTGGCTCCGTCTTCGTAGCGGGGCTCTCCCTCGTCGGGATTCATCGCCATCATCCCCAGGGCTATCTGGGCTGTCTGGTGTCCCTGGGAGGCCGCCTTCTCGAGCCAGTAGGTCGCCTTATAGCTGTCCTTGGGCGTTCCCTCTCCGTCTCGGAACATCAGACCGAGGTTGTATTGTCCGTCGGCCGATCCGCCCTTTGCAGCCTCTTTGTACCACTTCATGGCCTTGCCCTTGTCCTGGGAGACTCCGTTTCCCTGGTCGTAGAGGTATCCCAGAGTACACTGAGCCAGAGGATCCCCTTTTTCCGCCTCCGGGAGGAGGTGGGTATAGGCGTCCTTGTATCTTTTCTCCGAATAGGCCTTTACGGCCTGTCTCATGTCGGCTTTCGCCGGACCCGCGGAGAGGAGCATGGACAGAGAGAAGGAAAGGAGGATAGCTTGTTTTATCCTCTTAGAGGAAAGTCTCATATTCCGTCCCTCAGTCCATCGATGCCAGGTATTCTAGGAATTCCCTGATATCCTTCCCGCTCGTCCAGGGCACGTTGAAATTCTTGGCG carries:
- a CDS encoding class II SORL domain-containing protein, which translates into the protein MKFGELLQSGDWKGEKHVPVIEAPEKVKAGESFDVALSVGKEIAHPNTTEHHICWIKLSFKPEGDKFGYEVAKVDFDGHGASVKGANEGPVFTDPYGVVRLNLKTSGTLIATSYCNIHGFWESSQDIVAE
- a CDS encoding SEL1-like repeat protein — encoded protein: MRLSSKRIKQAILLSFSLSMLLSAGPAKADMRQAVKAYSEKRYKDAYTHLLPEAEKGDPLAQCTLGYLYDQGNGVSQDKGKAMKWYKEAAKGGSADGQYNLGLMFRDGEGTPKDSYKATYWLEKAASQGHQTAQIALGMMAMNPDEGEPRYEDGAKWFAMAAEQGNISGCYNLGRLLSLGRGIEKDEGKAVELLRKAAEGGHIYAQHDLGILLGKSDDPKLVEEADKWLEKAAKEGYDDSQLSYGAFLLRNGREEEAKDWLKMASDRGNPEAQYLLGQLCRQQGGSFKEAANWFGLAARQGHGPAQYALATLYERGIGVEKDPTLSALWYRRAAEQGIPEAQYNLSVIYRKGSSLPKDLGKSLLWLKKAAELGLPEAQYSLGTLYREGDEIPRDLSKAAELFRKASNRGNAESQCALGLMYLRGAGVPRDEKEAMEHLIASGEAGYPSAQYNLGLLYSRGEAVPRDTAEAARWFRKAALQGHPGAQCNLGVQYERGDGVALVPSAAAAWLGKAAKQGEPYALYNLALLYQKGKGVERNRERAVELLEKAIEAGSWDAPYSLGCLFAGDYGGPVREISALYRLYQAASIGDRRAMLRLGLAYDEGKLVAPDKMEAVKWIRKAAEQGSDKAQFTLGAMYLKGDGLVKSHNAAMSWFCESAKQGNLQAQYNLGLCLWNSKDEELRSSAIMWMERAAQGGYAPAQCELGIRYITGEGLPQSDPAALRWFSLSAEQGYVPAQYNLAVLYLYGGPYLSPDESSAFHWFSRAAKEGYRDAQFYLGCLYERGNAVSRDVKAAKTWLTMAMEGGSAEAREVLDEMERDKDFAIGKEDMPRLPFGSDLPPVPSVGNDMDEKKEA
- the pbpC gene encoding penicillin-binding protein 1C produces the protein MKRKYLLCAIPGLPLAAALAVWIASFSVSPVTVREVASLDRSPRVADRDGEVLWVGLTSEDKLCLPLSLDEMGRWLPLVLIEVEDRRFRKHHGVDWLGLVRAAVQNVRSGGIVSGGSTITSQLIRMARPRERTFSAKAREFLQAIDLERRLSKDGILEMYLNRAPFGGVLQGAGAASLGWWGKSPKDLSLAEAAVLVAMLKGPTRYRPDLHPERLRTRRDRILRDLGKRGVVSEEAVILAMEEPLPGNISIPDRDFLFVSKVLEESPEGGRSTLDRKVQLLLEEAISSALRGMSRKVTAAAALVDNRDGSVRGYVGNGRFDQDRSWSWVDCCDSPRSPGSTLKPFVYAMAFEGGQLSPSSLMADTPLSLSGRAPRNFDLRYRGPVSASDALADSLNVPAVRVLRSVGAERFLHRLRTLGFSLLREDGDHYGDSLILGGCEVTLLELLRAFSTLATCRSRPLSFLEGTGGARWEDCPFSDESSFLVGEILRDSDRLSPYLRSLLSGKAEIAFKTGTSYGFRDAWAVAWNESWTLAVWFGDPEGTPHPELVGLSASVPVVVEVMSRLGGTMPLPPAGVSRRTVCSLSGLPLNSACPSGEEAWYIPGVSPESPCDMHRWTGGKSVTVLPPELAAWGRARETSLTIVSPLDGAEYLMPPLGEPPRIPLSCEGASGKVSWFVDGLHLGTVPEGRRLFWSISEGRHRISAVDEKGRSDRAVVKVTPWGR